In one window of Pseudoalteromonas xiamenensis DNA:
- a CDS encoding PKD domain-containing protein: protein MHRVKYLCTLIGLLATQASAADKIPLFNQVESAKRIFDLEQVRSQQVSSKPVVALTKLQNHRVSTGSAAQNYQFNVLNEQSIDAQTILTVQQSYNGLPIWGHELVLLLDSRKQLEQAYGSLVEGLKADLPEFRLASNDKLAQMQAQFIATFYQDNERVFRNETVSQVIFIDESNVAHHAAMIQFFTDVVSDKSHPEKVIAFVDISNGKLLSKFDGLHRFDVEGGSGPSGNAKVARDDYQQSGYAAYPPTTFVVRLEAEGQGSNCYFDAKNVETRNYAHNINAVTTPYRYDCTTSTRNDFQPFHSANNPLNDAHFHAQTASLMYEAYLGHKPYFDQKIVQNVHYGINMDQAFYENGQIYLGDGDFLFYPMVALDVVAHEISHGFTEEFGTSTPKSMLTGQARAINEAFSDMAGEAAEYFLKGTNDWLSNTEAYRLDEALRYFAEPKKDGASIDHVDDYDNSISAHHGAGVFNRAFHFLATNKMGEVESPWTTKYAFILFANANKYCWTANSTYESAADCAFRQASSIATLLTNDGVKKADGSSWKTFELKNHIRKAFAQVGISLDVNKGVEAEFGYDRRFLAYQFKNLTNFDGNVVEGSSDATNWQWHWDFGHDGATSNAIAPTHTFPAAGVYTVTLTATSPQGVSDLYQLNVTVNDSYCAANGVNHDKYFISKVTLNGTEKASGSTGYSDFSANPVILQDGNKLNVTIEAGSHADTQDKTKNFYVWLDKNDDGLFDKNSELVLSGSNKTTFTGSLSLTGELDKVYRLRTAVSFGLLKQACGDISWGEIEDYSVHLIENTTPVTLSIQEAMGVNLVSFTNNTIDARIEHWRWSFGDGVQSSDKSPTHEYSRSGAYEVVLRALDKHSNELARWSKTVNFQTQITPRFEYSVTGKTLSVNANSSVMPKGSTVYWEFGDGFTSTQIQTSHTYVEERAYNVTLTVRHDDGDKQTSKEITLGEGTFKPQLTHTVKKLDNGQYEVAFINDTQKPSDLSSSYKLIKLIWNFGDGSPVQEVSSYDFGKDNVHVYDAGSFTPSLEIKYYNKNWDYVSGTTSLQLELKPDEPIAYCQASGFTEYEHIKNVTFNQDGPFTNSELPGVVNPNNPIRLYVGQNNTYRIEADYAGSDKFAENYHVWIDLNQNGQFGDGDWRNDKSELIIADFDNTTQDFGNGFVQGTFQLPANLIKTGTTRTRMRILQYYDFSRINSIDPCSDYSSSATPGSGEIEDYLVEIIKN from the coding sequence ATGCATCGGGTAAAGTACCTCTGTACGTTAATCGGGTTATTAGCAACCCAAGCTTCAGCGGCAGACAAAATCCCACTTTTCAATCAAGTTGAAAGTGCTAAACGAATATTTGATCTTGAACAAGTACGTTCTCAACAAGTGAGTTCAAAGCCTGTTGTGGCATTGACGAAACTACAAAACCATCGTGTTTCGACAGGATCGGCTGCGCAGAATTATCAATTCAATGTGCTAAATGAGCAGTCTATCGATGCTCAAACTATTCTCACCGTGCAGCAAAGCTACAACGGTTTACCTATTTGGGGCCATGAGCTTGTTTTGCTTCTTGATAGTAGAAAACAGCTCGAACAGGCATACGGCTCACTGGTAGAAGGTTTGAAAGCCGATTTACCTGAGTTTCGCTTAGCGTCAAACGACAAGCTGGCGCAAATGCAGGCGCAGTTCATTGCAACGTTTTATCAAGATAACGAACGCGTTTTCCGTAATGAAACCGTCTCTCAAGTTATTTTCATTGATGAAAGCAACGTCGCCCATCATGCTGCAATGATCCAATTTTTCACTGATGTAGTGAGTGACAAGTCACATCCTGAAAAAGTCATTGCCTTTGTTGATATTTCAAATGGCAAGCTACTCTCGAAATTTGACGGTTTACACCGCTTTGACGTTGAAGGAGGAAGCGGTCCGTCTGGTAATGCTAAGGTCGCTCGTGATGATTATCAGCAATCTGGTTATGCAGCCTACCCACCAACCACCTTTGTCGTTCGTTTAGAAGCTGAAGGACAAGGCAGCAACTGTTATTTTGACGCGAAGAATGTTGAAACGCGTAATTATGCGCACAACATTAATGCCGTGACTACGCCCTATCGTTACGACTGTACGACGTCAACCCGCAATGATTTTCAGCCATTCCATAGCGCGAATAACCCGCTCAATGATGCGCATTTTCATGCTCAAACAGCAAGTTTAATGTATGAAGCCTATCTTGGACACAAGCCATATTTTGACCAAAAAATCGTTCAAAATGTGCATTATGGCATCAACATGGATCAAGCGTTTTACGAAAATGGCCAAATTTACCTAGGCGACGGCGATTTTCTATTTTACCCAATGGTTGCGCTTGATGTGGTTGCACACGAAATATCACACGGGTTTACGGAAGAGTTTGGTACGTCAACACCTAAGTCTATGTTGACTGGTCAAGCTCGTGCAATTAACGAAGCCTTTTCAGATATGGCGGGTGAAGCGGCGGAATACTTTCTCAAAGGCACGAACGATTGGCTAAGTAATACAGAGGCCTATCGATTAGATGAGGCTTTGCGTTATTTCGCAGAACCAAAGAAAGATGGTGCATCTATTGATCACGTTGATGATTATGACAACAGCATATCTGCTCATCATGGTGCTGGTGTATTCAATCGTGCATTTCACTTTTTAGCCACAAACAAGATGGGCGAAGTAGAAAGTCCATGGACAACGAAATACGCATTTATTCTTTTTGCTAACGCCAACAAATACTGTTGGACGGCAAACAGTACTTACGAAAGCGCTGCGGATTGTGCATTCAGACAAGCCAGTTCAATTGCAACCTTGCTCACAAATGATGGTGTTAAAAAGGCTGATGGTTCATCTTGGAAAACGTTTGAACTGAAAAACCACATTCGTAAGGCCTTTGCTCAAGTTGGTATTTCGCTAGACGTAAACAAAGGTGTTGAAGCTGAGTTTGGTTACGATCGTCGTTTCTTAGCATATCAATTTAAGAACTTAACGAATTTCGATGGCAATGTCGTAGAGGGAAGCAGTGACGCAACAAATTGGCAATGGCATTGGGATTTTGGTCATGATGGTGCCACAAGTAATGCGATTGCCCCAACCCATACTTTCCCTGCTGCCGGCGTTTATACCGTTACGTTAACGGCAACGTCGCCGCAAGGTGTGAGTGATTTGTACCAACTGAATGTCACCGTAAACGACTCGTACTGTGCTGCAAATGGCGTAAATCACGATAAATACTTTATTTCAAAAGTGACGTTAAACGGTACTGAAAAAGCATCAGGCTCAACGGGCTATTCCGATTTTTCGGCAAACCCTGTGATCCTACAAGATGGAAATAAGTTAAATGTGACCATTGAGGCGGGTAGTCATGCCGATACGCAGGATAAAACCAAAAACTTCTATGTGTGGCTTGATAAAAACGACGATGGACTATTCGACAAAAACTCAGAACTTGTTTTATCGGGCAGTAATAAAACGACGTTCACTGGCAGCTTGTCGCTCACAGGTGAACTCGACAAAGTGTATCGTCTTCGCACCGCCGTATCGTTTGGCTTACTTAAGCAAGCCTGCGGTGATATCTCTTGGGGTGAAATCGAAGATTACAGCGTACATTTAATCGAAAATACCACACCCGTTACGCTTTCTATCCAAGAAGCAATGGGCGTGAATTTGGTGTCGTTTACGAACAACACGATTGATGCGCGCATCGAACATTGGCGTTGGAGTTTTGGTGATGGGGTACAAAGCTCGGATAAATCACCTACGCATGAATATAGCCGAAGTGGTGCCTACGAAGTTGTGTTACGCGCGCTAGATAAACACAGTAACGAACTGGCTCGTTGGTCAAAAACAGTCAACTTTCAAACTCAAATTACACCGCGTTTTGAGTATTCTGTTACGGGTAAAACATTGAGCGTCAATGCGAATTCCAGTGTCATGCCAAAAGGCAGTACGGTGTATTGGGAATTTGGTGACGGCTTTACCTCTACGCAAATACAGACTTCCCATACCTATGTTGAAGAGCGCGCCTATAACGTTACATTGACGGTGCGCCATGACGATGGCGATAAGCAAACAAGCAAAGAGATCACGCTCGGTGAAGGCACATTCAAGCCACAGCTTACGCACACGGTGAAAAAGCTCGACAATGGTCAATATGAAGTGGCATTCATCAATGACACGCAGAAGCCCAGTGATCTTAGTAGTTCTTATAAGTTAATAAAACTAATCTGGAATTTTGGTGATGGTTCACCAGTTCAAGAAGTCTCTAGTTACGATTTTGGCAAAGACAACGTGCATGTCTATGACGCAGGTAGTTTTACACCATCATTGGAAATTAAGTATTACAACAAAAATTGGGATTACGTTTCTGGCACTACGAGCTTGCAACTTGAGCTTAAACCGGATGAACCAATTGCGTATTGCCAAGCAAGTGGTTTCACGGAATACGAGCACATCAAGAATGTAACGTTTAACCAAGACGGGCCGTTTACGAATAGCGAACTGCCTGGCGTTGTAAATCCAAACAATCCTATTCGACTCTATGTTGGTCAAAACAACACTTATCGTATCGAAGCGGACTACGCAGGTAGTGACAAGTTTGCTGAGAACTATCACGTTTGGATAGATCTTAATCAAAACGGGCAATTTGGTGATGGAGATTGGCGAAATGACAAGTCAGAACTCATCATCGCGGATTTTGATAACACAACACAAGATTTTGGTAACGGATTCGTGCAAGGCACATTCCAATTGCCAGCCAACTTAATCAAAACAGGGACTACACGTACACGTATGCGTATTTTGCAGTACTACGATTTTAGCCGAATCAACAGTATTGACCCTTGTTCTGACTACAGCAGTTCTGCGACCCCGGGAAGCGGAGAAATCGAAGATTATCTCGTTGAAATCATAAAAAATTAA